CGACCAACCAATTATTAATTATATGTTGCTCAAGCGCATTCCCCGCCGCTTCAACATTGTCCGCCGAGAAGGTAAAGCACCAGGTAATTGGGCTGGTTCACCCCAATTCCAAACTCAAGGTGATTTAGTATTTGACCCTAACGTCAATCAACCCCTACAATATCTGCATTGGGCGGGTATTCGTATTCAACCAGGTTGTCCTTACTGGGAAATTTGGGAACATTACCGCAATTTAAATCCTGAATTACCTCCGGCTGCTATACCCGCACCAGTAAAACAAAGCCAATGGCAAAAAGCCTTAAATCGCTTAAAAAGCCCGTTGCGGCAACTGAAAGTGAAGTAATTGAAATGGTTGTTTTGGTGGGTAATTGGTAATAAGCAATTGTTTTGAGCCACTACCAATTATCCATTATCCATTACCCATTACCCATTGCCAGCCCCCAGAATATGATCAGTATTTAAGCGAACTTAATATAAATCATAAAATTTTGATAAAGCTATTTTTATCAGGACTGTCTAGCCTGTAGCATGATGTTACCTTATATTTGCTGATGAAAAGACTACGGCTTTATATCAACTACAAATATTTACGCGGTTCTACTTAGTTAAATCTACATATCATTTAGTTATTTGATTGTCTACAATGACAGTAGATATAACTAAATAGAGTTTTTATGAATCAAGACTCGCAAAACTACTGTTTTTGTACATTGGCACTAAGAAAAAAATATCGTCTTCTGACTCAGCACTTAGCCAATGATTTAGCAAAATATGCCCCAGGCAAAATGCTGGTAGTTTACACAGACTTACCAGAAGATTTCCGTAATTACTCTAATGTTGTGGCTTTTAAGCATTATCAACGTGGTATTCTGCATTGTTACAATGATAAAAGCTTAGTCATAAAAACAGCTTTATCACAGTTTAATGCTGCTATATACATTGATGCAGACACAGAAATTCTATCTCCCATACCAGATAATCTAAAATGGCAGCCGGGAATTACAGCCGGACACTGTGAAAATCTGATTGGGCATATCAGTAAATATACCCCTGAGAGACTACCTCATATTCGTCAGGTAGCTAACAATCTTAATATAAATTTAGAAACTAGCAATTATATAGGGGAGTCCCTATTTATAATTGCCAGGGATGGCGGTAAAGAAATAGAGTACTTAAAATACTGGGAGAAAATGGGCAGGTATTTAGAACTAAGGGGTATCCATGCTGGCGAAGGTAACACTATGGGATTAGCAGCTGCTAAAGTAGGCTGGACTGTAGCGAAGGATGGCTGGGAACAAGTTAGAAATGCCGCAAAACATTTGGATGCTTCTTATACTAACAAGCCGACTACTTGGGATGCTTGGAAACGCAGAATTGGCTACCACTACCGCTTGAATAAGACTAGAATTATCGCTTTAACAGAATTTAATTTTTACTATAGTTAAGGAAATTAATCAAGTTCGTAGTAAGGACTTTATTCCTAATGTATCTCCAGCACTAAAGTACTTACTACAAACTTTCACTAAGATAAAGAATCTAAATCTAGTGATTTCATCCCCCGACGTTCGGCATAGGTTAACATACTGCCTAATTGCACCCAAATTAATAAACAAGTCAATAGACTCAGGGGTAAACCAATTCCTAAAGCGAGAATATTAGGAAAACCGAATATTTCTAAGCCACAGGAAACAAAGAAACAAACACCGACAGTAATACCTAAAAATGGGAAAAGCAATTGTTTCCTAGATGATGAAATAGGTTGGGATTTTTCTGTGCTATTGACACGCCAATCTTCTACTACCAATTTCAATGTTCCAGATAAAGCCAAGCCAGAGGTTAGCGCTACAAACAGACCTAAAACTAGTAAGAAATATGGCGGTTGTAAAGGGTAATAGTACATGAAAACTCCCGATTTTATTGGATAAAATTTATAAAAAATTTGTCAAATTTAATTTTTGGCTGAGGATTCATCAAAAAAGTTGAAAGATGCGGCTTTTGGTAAAATAGCAGCTACACTTTCTCTAGATAAATCTGTCAACAAGCCGATCGCTACATTGAAGATGCGATTTGGTTGGAGGTCATCCTTCACCAAAAACCACAGGCGTTGCACCTCTTCGGTGTGCAGGCGGTCATCTTCGGTAAGTGCTAGGACTAACTGGCGACGTAAGAATTGACCTTCATCAGATAGGAGAAATTGCAATCCCATTCTGGCTGTAGGTAATACATCAAAATTGTCATCGGTACGAGCGATCGCAATCAGATTTTCCAAGCGCTGCCACTGAAATTTACCATCTTTGAACAGCACATTCAACAACCGTCTTCTTAATTCGGGAGATTCACCAGTCAGTAGGCGTTTAGCTACGTAAGGATGACTCACTTCCACAATTTTGAAGTTGGGGTTGAGACTCAGTGCAATTCCTTCTTGCGTCACTAGGGAACGAATAATTAAAGCAAACTTGGCGGGAACGCGGAAGGGATACTCATACATCAGTTCGGAGAACTGGTCGGTAATGGTTTTAAAGTTAAAGTCCTCGACATTTTTACCGATCGCATTTCCTAATACTGCCTCCAATGCAGGAATGATGGGGCCAATATTTGTATCGGGGGTGAGAAATCCTAAATTGACGAAATCTAAAGCTAAATCGCTATAGTCTTTATTCACCAGATGCACTACCGCATCTACCAGAGTTTCTTTTGTAACTTCTTCCAACTGATCCATCATGCCAAAGTCGATATAAGCCATGCGACCATCAGGCATGGCAAATAAATTACCTGGATGGGGGTCGGCGTGGAAAAAGCCATACTCTAATAACTGTTGCAAACCGGAAGTAACACCAATACGGATAATCGCTTCTGGGTCTAGGCCAGCAGCGCGAATACTCTTGGTATCTGTTAGCTTAAAGCCGTTAATCCACTCTAAAGTTAAAACTTGATTGCTGGTAAACCGCCAGTAAATACTCGGTACTTTTACTTCTGGAGTATCGCGGAAGTTGTGGGCGAATTTTTCAGCGTTGCGCCCTTCGTTGAGGTAATCAATTTCTTCAAATAATTTGGTTCCGAACTCATCCACAATCAAAGTGAGGTCGTGACCTAAATTCAGGGGTAGCCACGGTGCTAACCAACCAGCTATCCAGCGCATTAAATAAAGGTCAAGGGTAAGGATAGGGCGCAGATGGGGACGTTGTACCTTGACTGCGACTTCTTCACCACTAAGTAAGCGTCCTCGGTAGACTTGACCCAAACTAGCAGCCGCCACCGGCGACGGCGAAAGTTCACTGTATATTTCTGATATGGATCTGCCTAATTCTGTTTCGATGATGTGATAGGCGATCGCATTATCAAAAGCTGGTAATTGGTCTTGTAGTTTAATTAGTTCTTCTAGAAAATCTTTGCGAATTAGGTCTGGTCTGGTGGAGAGGGCTTGACCTACTTTAATAAAAGTTGGACCTAAACGGGTGAGTATAGTGCGTAACTGACTAGCCCGTTTCCCCTTATTCTGCTCTACTTGATTTTGCCATTCATCCCACTTTAAGCCCAAAATAAAAGTCGCAAAGTACCAAGTTATTTTGAACAACCGCCCCAAACTTAGCCAGGGACGATAACGATAGTAACAAGCGATATCATCGGGATTGTAGCGCTTTAGCTGACCAGGTTGATACTGACCCACGCCTTTGTCTGCCTCTTCTTCTGGGAAATTTACTCTCAGTTACCAGTTATCAGTGAGCCAGCGCGGTCTTGGGGGTTTCCCCCATGAGCGACTGGCGAACCCGTAAGGGTTACTAGTTATCAGTTGAATCCCTGGAGAAACACCACAGCTATTGGTGCTAGGTTGAGTGGTGGGTTTTTAATCCTCCACTATATTATTTTGATAACTGTTCACTGTTTACTGTTCACTGATTTAATGTTGTGACCCGCAATTTGGTTGCTAGTCTGATTTGGGGCTAGTCTGCTGCAAAAAACTCTTAATCTACTTGATTTTTGCGTTTATTCGCAGCGACGCTAGCCTACTCAAACGCTTTAGATATTTCTATCTTTTTATTAATTATACTTTATAAAACTACAAGTTATTCCCTGTTATTTTCGGACTTAAGTTTGGGAACACTTTACATAGTTTCTTATTTACGGAATCAAATTTGGATATATTAGCTACAGCCATTTAGCTGCTTGCTTTTTTAATTTATCGTATGTACAATGGCTCAGGCTAAATCAAGCAGAGTTGCCCCGAATTCCTCTGCTGATGCCGTAAATAATAGCTAAGTTCCCAAGAAAGTTGCTGGGCTAGATTTTGATGAAATCAATTTCAATATTGAGGAACCGCAAATTCAATTTGCGTATATTTGCGGTGTCCATAAGTGTTTTTTTGACAATTATCTTGACAAATGCGATCACTACTAGTCAGACACCCACTACTAGAGATCCTTGGTTATGGCCATTTTCTGTTACGTCAATTTGGAATATGCCAATTGGCTCAGGTGCTAGATACATACCAGCCAACATTCAAAAGGCTGCTTGGTTTGGTGTAGATCGAGAGTACTTTTACAAGCTCAAGGCTAGCGATCCTTTACGTCCTGTATATTCTCCGGGTAGCTGGACTAATAGGTGTTCTGGCACTAACTCGATGAATATCTCTTTACCCGTTCCCGATAGCTTAATTATTCCTGACGCTACTTTGAATCCCTATAGTACGCCAAATAATGCCTCCGCTTTTCTCCAGCCTGATGGTAAAACTTTAGTACAACTTGAACCATTAGCACGTTGTCAAAATGGCGGGCCAGTTTATGGTTGGCACTATTACCCTGATTTAAGCCTATATGGCGAAGGTATAGGTGGAGCGCATTTCGGCTCTGGACTATCTTCCATTGGTGGTTCTATTCGTAAAGGTGAACTCATTAACGACCAACCAATTCGCCATGCCATCAAGTTATTGTTTTGGGGGCAAAAATACTATTACTACTCATCTAGCCGTCCTGGTTATCGCTGGCCAGCAGACCGAGCCGATAGTGTAGCCTCCACTAGTTATCAGGGTACAAACTCTGCTTTTGTCCAAGGAACCTTACTAGCAATTCCTCCATCCATCACAGAATCCAGCTTGCAATTACAAACACCAGCTGGCAAGAAATTGTTTCGGGTTTTACAAAACTACGGTGGCTACGTTGTTGATGATGCTGGTTGGGATGCTCATTACATAGCAGTGGAACAAGGAGTTCCAGAGGAGTTTAAAACTAAATATGGTTACGACCTTGAGAATTGGACTGGCGCTTTTTACGACGATGTGATGAAGCTATACAAAGCGCTTTACATCATTAATAATAACAGTCCAACTACCATAGGTGGTGGTGGTAGCAAAAGACGCGCACCTTTAGCTCCACTATTATAGTAAAGTGCTGAGTTGTAGTAGGGTGGGCAATGTCCCAACCCTACTATATTTAATTACGAATTATGAATTGCAGTCTGGGATTTAGCCTCTAAGCTTTCCAGGCGGCTTTTGAGTTCTTGGTTTTGTTGTTTGAGTTGGTCAATTTCCTCCCGTAATTGCTGTAAGGCTTTATCTGCACCGATGTTTTTCTGTACATGAGTTAGTTGTTCCTCTGCGAAACGACGCACACGTCCATCGGTTGTTTGATCAGCAAGCGATCGCAATACGCCTATTGCTTTTGGTGTCTCCATGTGTCCCAAGGAGGCGACAACTGCCATTAGGGTTAGAAAGAAGCTTTCTTTGGCCAGTTCGGCTAATCGTTCAATAATTCGTTCTAAGTTGATCAGATTTTGACCAACGCTAATCTTACCTAATGCGCGAATTGCAGATAAGCGTAATGGTTGCGGTACACCAAGTTTGGTATATTCAAGTATCAAATCTAACGCCGCTTCTGAGGTTTTGAGTGCAGCTAAACCGTTAATTGCCCCACTGCGAACAATTTCGTTCCAACCTGCTCGTTCTTCTAAAACCGATTGCAGGAGCTTAATTGCTTTTTCTTCTTTAGATTTGTCATCGAAATTAATGGCAGCGATCGCACCTAAAGCCTCACAAGCAGACGCTTCTACGTAGTAACTAGCATCACCATCTTTAACTACACTTTTGACAGCTTTATAACTAGCACGAGTTTTAATATGCGCTAATGCTTGCACAACCGCCCGGCGCACATAAGGATTTTTATCAGTTAAACCCTCAACTAATCCGTCAAAAGCTTGGTCTAGCTTAATTTCTGCCAATTGTTTGGCAACTTCCACCCGCACACCCCAGAATGGTTCATTTTTCAGGGATGCGGCTAAAGCTTTAGTTGCTTCTAATCCACCTTTTTTAGCCAAGGCTGTTGCTGCATATATGCGTGAAATTGGATCAGGGTCAGATGTTAACTGCGCTTTTAACTCTGGGATAGGATATTCCAAAGACACAGTTTTTAGCCAATTATTCCCTACATCAAAGCTGATGAAGTCAGGCTTCTGGGTTAATGGGAAGTAAAAACTCTGTTCCCTTTCATGCACCCGCACTGTAAAAATTTGCCCTGTTGCAGATTCTCCTGTCTGTATATAACCGAAACCGATGGGGATTCTCAGGTCGAATATATCTTTCTGCTTATCTGCGCTTACTTGGGTTTGGGTAACTGTCACCTTAGCTAACTTAGCTTCCCCATCCCAAGAGTAAGCCACTTTAAAATCAGGATGACCACCACGATAAACGTATTGGTCGAACAGGAAAGCCAGATTTCGTCCAGTCGCCTTTTCAATCGCCCGGAGTAAATCTATAGTTTCTACAGTTTTATGCGCATTATCTTGGACAAAAGTCTGCATTGCTTGCCAAAACAATTCCTCTCCCAATTCCGCCCGAATCATGTGATAAACACAAGACCCTTTTTCGTATGTGTGGCGATCGGAAAGTTCAATTGGTTGGCGGTAAACGTGAGTTACCATCGGACGGCGATAGCGACCGCTATCTTCACTTATGTAACTACGCGCTTCCTGTAAACGGTAATAGGCTGCTTCTTGGGCACTGTATTCGTGTTCAGTCCACATCACCTCAGAATAGGAAGCCATGCCTTCCTTCACCCAAGCGTGCGACCAATGTTTAATGACGAGTAAATCTCCGAACCATTGATGTGCTAGTTCGTGAACTACCAAACTTTCGGTATTGCGGTTATCTAAAGCGGCGCGTTCATCTAGTAAACATCTGTCTGTTAACAAGGTGGTGGAAGTATTTTCCATCCCCCCAAAGATAAAGTCACTAACGCAAACTTGGGCGTATTTGGGGAAAGCATAGGGATAACCATACTTTTCGCTCAAAAACTCAATCATTCTGGGAGTTTTGCCCATGCTGCGTTTACCATCTGCCTCGCGTCCCTTTTCTACATAATAGGTGACTGGTTTGCCGCGCCATTCATCCCGAATTTCCGCAAAGTCGGCTACAGCCAGAGTCATCAAGTAGGTGGAGTGGACTTGTTGTTGTGACCAGTGGTAGATTTTATCCTTACCATCTTCTTGGGTGTCAATGAGTTCGCCGTTGGAAATTGCCACCAGGGGTTTAGGAACACGCACCCGAATTTCTGAAGTAGAAAGTTGTCCGGGATAGTCGAAGCAGGGGAACCAATAGCGCGAGTCTTCATCTTCGCCTTGAGTCCAGACTTGCACTGTTTTCTTGGGGTAATGTGAGTCTGGTTGAATAAAGTAGATACCGCGTTGGGGTTTTTCTACAGAATAGGCGATCGCAATTAAGATCCGCTTGCCAATTTGCGTAGGTTCAGATAATTGAATCACTAGCTGTTCGCCATCGTAGTCAAAGTTCTGCTTTACCTCGTCTACAAACACAGACTGGATGTGCAAATTCACCGCATCCAAAATTAAGCGATCTATGCCGTTGCGGATGGGTAACAAACGGATGCTACAAGTACCGTCGTAACTTTGATTGGGGATATCTAAATGCAAATCGAGAAAAATATGCTCTACCTGTCCAGGGCGATCGGGGTTATAGTGGGGTCTGGCTCCTGGTAATTCAAATGACTTGTGTCCGTTATTATCTTGGTCAAAGGAATAAGAGTGTGGCATTGATGCTAACTGCCCTTTTTATTTTGAAATTTTCACTGAGTATATTTTCCAAAAATAGCGCTATTTTTTCTATTTCCCAAATCCTATAAGTCAATAGTCATTTGTCTAAGACTATCTATAATGTGATTTGTATAATACTATTTACCCGCCTAAGTGCATTTACATATGCGGCTTATAGATTTAACTTACCGTTTTTTCTAAACTAGCTCATGTAAGTAACTATATTGATAACGTTCACTTATTAGTATTTTCACCAGCTATAGCCATAGTTACACAGGTTAGAACATTCGCAAAGTGTGAATGCAAGGAATAGTAAGATTTTACCTACTGCCTCCTGCTAGA
Above is a genomic segment from Nostoc sp. MS1 containing:
- a CDS encoding M1 family metallopeptidase, with the protein product MPHSYSFDQDNNGHKSFELPGARPHYNPDRPGQVEHIFLDLHLDIPNQSYDGTCSIRLLPIRNGIDRLILDAVNLHIQSVFVDEVKQNFDYDGEQLVIQLSEPTQIGKRILIAIAYSVEKPQRGIYFIQPDSHYPKKTVQVWTQGEDEDSRYWFPCFDYPGQLSTSEIRVRVPKPLVAISNGELIDTQEDGKDKIYHWSQQQVHSTYLMTLAVADFAEIRDEWRGKPVTYYVEKGREADGKRSMGKTPRMIEFLSEKYGYPYAFPKYAQVCVSDFIFGGMENTSTTLLTDRCLLDERAALDNRNTESLVVHELAHQWFGDLLVIKHWSHAWVKEGMASYSEVMWTEHEYSAQEAAYYRLQEARSYISEDSGRYRRPMVTHVYRQPIELSDRHTYEKGSCVYHMIRAELGEELFWQAMQTFVQDNAHKTVETIDLLRAIEKATGRNLAFLFDQYVYRGGHPDFKVAYSWDGEAKLAKVTVTQTQVSADKQKDIFDLRIPIGFGYIQTGESATGQIFTVRVHEREQSFYFPLTQKPDFISFDVGNNWLKTVSLEYPIPELKAQLTSDPDPISRIYAATALAKKGGLEATKALAASLKNEPFWGVRVEVAKQLAEIKLDQAFDGLVEGLTDKNPYVRRAVVQALAHIKTRASYKAVKSVVKDGDASYYVEASACEALGAIAAINFDDKSKEEKAIKLLQSVLEERAGWNEIVRSGAINGLAALKTSEAALDLILEYTKLGVPQPLRLSAIRALGKISVGQNLINLERIIERLAELAKESFFLTLMAVVASLGHMETPKAIGVLRSLADQTTDGRVRRFAEEQLTHVQKNIGADKALQQLREEIDQLKQQNQELKSRLESLEAKSQTAIHNS
- a CDS encoding ABC1 kinase family protein is translated as MGQYQPGQLKRYNPDDIACYYRYRPWLSLGRLFKITWYFATFILGLKWDEWQNQVEQNKGKRASQLRTILTRLGPTFIKVGQALSTRPDLIRKDFLEELIKLQDQLPAFDNAIAYHIIETELGRSISEIYSELSPSPVAAASLGQVYRGRLLSGEEVAVKVQRPHLRPILTLDLYLMRWIAGWLAPWLPLNLGHDLTLIVDEFGTKLFEEIDYLNEGRNAEKFAHNFRDTPEVKVPSIYWRFTSNQVLTLEWINGFKLTDTKSIRAAGLDPEAIIRIGVTSGLQQLLEYGFFHADPHPGNLFAMPDGRMAYIDFGMMDQLEEVTKETLVDAVVHLVNKDYSDLALDFVNLGFLTPDTNIGPIIPALEAVLGNAIGKNVEDFNFKTITDQFSELMYEYPFRVPAKFALIIRSLVTQEGIALSLNPNFKIVEVSHPYVAKRLLTGESPELRRRLLNVLFKDGKFQWQRLENLIAIARTDDNFDVLPTARMGLQFLLSDEGQFLRRQLVLALTEDDRLHTEEVQRLWFLVKDDLQPNRIFNVAIGLLTDLSRESVAAILPKAASFNFFDESSAKN